TGATTGATAGCATCACCAACAGTTATGCCGCAGAAGGACACGCTGTACCCAACATGGGCGCGCCAGGAATGGGAGGACCGCCAGGCTTCCCACCAAACGGCATGCCAGGCTTCCCGCCGCCAATGCCAGGAGCCATGCCACCAGGTAAGAAGAGTCGCGTACAGATCAAGCTGTAGGGACAAGACACTGACCATTCTCAGGAATGCCACCTTTCCCACCGGGAGGCTTCCCTCCCATGGGTCCAGGAGGACGCGGTATGCCACCAGTCCCACCAGGCTTTCCTCCCCCACCGAATGGCTTCCCGCCTGGTTTCAACCCACAGAACATGCCACCATTCCCACCGAACGGCACACCCAGCCACGGCTCACCTCCAGCTGGTATGCCTTTCCCACCTCCAGGAGGCTTCCCGCCGCACATGCCCCCGAACTTCAATGGTCAAGGTCCGGGTCCTGGCCCTGGACAGCACATGAGCCCGCCACCTGGCGTGCGAGGTCCGGGATTGAGCAATGACAGATAGAGGAAGTCGAATGCGAAAGATTCGGGGACACAAAAGCAGAATTCGCCAACGTCTGGACTTGGGGTACTGGAGCCACCAGGGCTTCGAGCACGCGAGAGGGGAAAGAAGCGGTCACGTTCCAGAGAAGAGACGGAGCCCCCTGCAAAGAGACAATCAAATCTTGGGGCGGACTCAGAACCTCCAGTGAAGAAGTGATAGGCGGCGGGGAGACAATTGGCCACTGAGCATCGCGCCACGTACGCCCATGATTTCAGCACGCACGCGCCAACCAGGAAGACGGTTGGAGGCAGGAGAGGTAAAAATGGGACTGTCATTGCGCGTTTGGGTAGCAACGTAGACGGTAAGTCGATCAATACCTCCGCTATTATCAAGCTGAAATCAACGTCTCCAGAATGTGGCACAAGGCTATGCCAATGTGGTATATCATGAACATACAGAAAGTAGCACAATGCAACGACTTAACGCGCGCCCAGTTGGAATTGATAAAGCCACATGCTAGACAATGAAGTCATTTCAGCTGCCCAATGCAGCACGCGGTGGACTCTTTTGCTGTCTTTGTCTACGAGCAGGCATTTCGGACACTCAGCTCGTACGCTGCAAAACATTGCAGCAGTGCATTCTCAGTTCTCTGTTCATCGGTCTCAACCGCAGCAACGCCCCATCGCCAGCATGGCCCCGAAAGCCGTCTTCGTCGAGTTCGAATTGGAAGTTCGGCATCCCAACTCAAGCGTCAAGCCTAGTAAGTTTTACCTCCAGATGCTACAAGCTGCCTACTCATTGTGATCAGAATATGGAAAGAAAGCCGTCAATGACACGTGGGCTGCGCTGAACGACGCCGCACGTCGCTCCATCACGGAAAAGATCGTCAAGGCAAAGAACGCTGCCACCAGAGCTGAGGAGCAGACCATCGTCGCTGTAGCCGATGATAAACGCTTTTCCTCCGCCAGGCGCAGATGCACCGCAATTCTGGGATGACTATCGGAACACAATGAGGGAATTTCAATTCCTCCTGACTCTGCAAAAGAGATGCAACGTGGCCTGGAAAGCTTTACAGGAGGAGTACAACAGTCCTGGACGTTCAGCGGTGGTAAGAGCCTACATCGCCAACAAGATAGACCGCACCGATACCAATATAGCGTGGATACACACAAGATTGGGCGCCGTGGAAGATGCCAAAGACCTGCAGTAATCGACGGTGCCAGATGCCAATGGCGCGATGAAAATGCGAAGGCAATATCTGTCGAGACGGCGAAGGCAAAGTGCTCGCAAGGCGAAGGCGCAGACTGATGCCCAAATCGGCAATAGTGGCACGGGCAATCGTCCAGGCGAGCCTGGTAATTGGGTACCTTGGAAACGGATAGGATCAGGAGGCCAAGGCTCAGCATGGATATGGATATACTTCAATCAGAACAATGCCATCATACGCGTGAGTGGAGCCGATTGAACGCAGATGCATTATACAAGTGAGCTGACAACAAGTAGAGAGTAGTCAAGAAAGACACGCACTGCAAAGATTCGTGGTATGATATCCGGGCCTGGGCCGGCAACGATCTGAAGGACTACAACAGCCGCATACCCTGGGAGCATCGATGTCAATCGCAGCTCACTTGGATCGCGAACGCTCGCCATGTTGTCCGAACGACGATGCAATGGAGCCCAATACTTGTTAGCGAAGCCTGGAAGTCGCATAAAATCTATACGGAGTGGTGTCCCATGGGCGATCTAGCTGATCTTATAACAAAGTACAAAGAACAGCCGGCACCCAACAACTACATTGCAGAGCCCATGATCTGGGCCACCGCCGAGGCGCTAGCATTGGCAGGCCTCGCAATGCAACATGGCACAGAGGACGTGGACGCAGGCACGCTCGCCAACTGGATACCCATTATCCACCGAGTACGTGTGCATAACCCTTTCCACCTCATCTGAGCTAACACCGCCTGCCAGGACCTCAAACCCGGCAACATATTCCTCGCAGACCCCTCCCCCAACGCCCAAGGTACCACCCTCTGGCCCAGCTACCCCAAACccctcctcggcgacttcgGCCTCGCCATCGAAACCTCACCCACCGACCCCCATAACCCAACCTGGCACCTCGAACTAGGCACCCCCGGCTACATGGCCCCCGAGCAACTCGCCTACATCGACCGCACCACCCTCTTCCACCTCAACCCCACCCCTCTCACCGAAAAAACCAACGTCTTCGGCATCGGCGTCATCCTCTACAGCCTCTTGACCCTCAACCACGGCGCAGCCTCCGGAATCCAACCTGAATTCCTAGGTGCCAACCCCCAGGATCAAAATCCCTTCACCCTCCAAGACGACGAGGGTGACCCCTACGATCAGAACAATGCAGACAAATACACAGAATCTCTTCGCGGGCTTATCGACGAATGCACGCACTACGATCCTGCCTTACGACCCGATTTCCGCGAGATTCTGAGAAGGACGCGGGGCCTCTTTGATGGGCCTGGCGATGGTCTGGGGGTAGGGGCGAGTGCCCAGGACTTGGAGGCGCAGGCGGACGTTTTCATGTCCAGGGGGATGAGGGGCGGGTGGGCGGGGGCGACGACTAGGGCGAGGTATTGTTTGAAGAATGGGGATGGGAGTGAGTGGAGGAAGGGGGATGTGTATACGGTTGGGTTGAATAGGGCGGCTTTGCAGGCGGTTGTGCCGCAGGCTTTGTGAGGGGATTGGGAGTTGTCGGGTAGCGATGGAGTGGGAATGGAGGTGTGGAGTGATGGATGTTCTGGCGGGTATTTGGGGTTGGGGTGGTAGTTTCGAGGAGGAGGATAGGGATGGCGCAGCGTGTGTTGGATGTGGCACTGCAGGCTAAAAACGTTGGCCTACGTAGCAGGACACGGCAACGCTCCACCAGGCTCTGTTGGTGTCTTCACTGCTGTTACTTCTGCAACACGTACCCCATGGCGTTACTTGTAGTGGCCAGCGTAATCAGCGAAGCCATTCCACGACCCCCAGCATAGAATATGACTCGATCAGTAGGCCAACGATCTAGGTGGGGAAGAAAAGAACAAAGACTTGCGTGTCACCATCGACGACAAACGATATGCCAAATGCGGGAGACAGCAGAGAGTGTCGCTCTTTGTCTGGACTAAGGCTTGCGAATTTATGGCACGCTTCCCGGTACACCGCGACATCTGTGCTTTAGCAGCGGCCAGCGGGTCCACAAGGTTCACGCACTTCAGATCGAGTTGACACGATGGCGCCGAAAGGTATCTTCATCGACTTCGACTTCGAGATCCGTCGTCCTGGTCAAAAGTATAGACCCAGTGAGTCTCGTGGAGTTCCGTGATAATGCACCATGACTGACCGGCGCGCAGAGACCTCACTCAAGGAGCTCAATCAGATATGGGCCGGCCTACGCACGAATGCGCGCACGGCGCTGACGACCAAAATCAAAGCAGCCGAAGCCACTGCGGCACGCGCCGCAGAACAGACCCTCATCGCCAATGCGGCAAGAACGGCTTTCACAAGACCCGGCCAGAGCTTGTATGATTTCCAATCGAGGTATCGTAAAGCCAAAGATGAGGCCGAATACCTCGACACGTTGGAAACTCGAAACTTGGCTGCTTGGAAAGCTCTTAGGAAAGAGTACAAGAAACATGGGACACTACCACAAGCCACCAAAGATGCCGTAAAGGGCGCTAAAGATACTGTCAGAGACCGGCTGATAGTCGTCGGCGGCATGCGGGATTTCCTAGATGACTGGAATGACACAGCGATGCCTGCGCCCCGAGACGACAACGACGAGCCCAAGATATTGGAGAGCTTCCTGTCAGCTCGACGCAAGGATGCTGTGAGGAATAAGGTGGCAAGAGAAGCTGCAAAGGAAGGAGAAGATGACGTGTTGCCTTCTGATGAAGAGCATAGATGGCAAGCCTGGAAGTCAATAGGCGAAGGAGGTAATGGCCAGGCTTGGGTGTGGGTGTGCTTTGATCAAGATGACAAGATTATAGAGGTGAGACTGGGACAGGTTCCCTTGGCGGACACAGCTAACACTGCAGTAGAGAACGGTCAGAAAAGATACCGACTATTCAGCACAGTGGCACGACATCAGATGGTGGACCGGCGAAGACATCAGAGATTACAGAAATCGTGCACCGCTGGAGCACACATGCCATGAGCGTATGACAGCCACAGCACAACCTGGACACACTGTGCGAATGACCTCATCCTGGCGACCCAGTCTTGTTGATCCAGTCACACAGACGCATAGGATCTACACAGAGTGGTGCTTCTTGGGCGACCTCATTTCGCTCATCGAACGATATAGACAATACGAGACCGAGGCAGACAGAGTCATCCCGGAGCCTATGATATGGGCCACAGCAGAAGCTTTGGCCTACGCAGGTCTCGCCATGGCCAAAGGATCTGAGGATCCGACAGCACCGCCAGATGAAGACTGGAAGCCTGTCGTACACAGAGTAAGCAACCCTAAGCCCCCTCTGCCTCTGGCCTCCTCGCTAACACCACAACCCCTAGGACCTCAAACCCGACAACATCTTCCTCACTAGCCAAGACAAGGCGCCCAACGCCGCCTGGAGCACGACAAACTACCCCAAATGCCTCCTCGGTGACTTCGGCATAGCCTTCCAAACATTCCCCAACGACCACCGTAATCCGGACTCCTACCACACCGAAGGAACTCCCAGCTTCCTCGCGCCAGAACAGCACAACTACATCAACTTCCAGACTCTCGAATCCATGAATCCCCATAAGCTAGGGGAGAAGACAAATGTCTGGGGCATGGGAGCTATTCTGTGGTCTTTGGTCACGCTGAAGAATGGGCCTGACAACCCACCAGATTGGATCGGGAGGAATCCAGAGGGCGATATGACGTATCGCCTCGAGGACGACGAGGGTTATGCTACAGGAATGGGCAACGGCGACAatagcgacgacgacgagGAGGAGAAATCAAACGCATGGCGCTACACCCCCGCACTACGCCGCCTAATCGATTCCTGCCTCTCCCACAACCCCGACGACCGCCCTGATTTCGCAAGCATGCTAGCCACCATCCAAGCAGAAGGCGATGACCCGGGCGATGAGCCGCCGGATGATGAAATCGGGGAGGAGGAGTATGAGGGCACGTTTGCGACGAAGGGTATGAGGAGCGGGTGGGCGAGGGATGCGACGAAGGGGAAGTATGCGTTGAAGAATAAGGATGGGACGTTGTGGGGGCCGGTGGATCCGTATAGGGAGGGGTTGGAGAGGGGGGTGTTGGAGGTGGAGACGGAGAGGGATGGGGAGTTGAGGGAGGCGGACGAGGCGGATGGGGATGAGGGAGAGGAAGATGAGGATGAGGGGGAGGAGGAAGAGCAGCAGGATGAGACGGATATGGAGGAAGGTAACGAAGCAAACGGCGAGCAAGACGATGAAGAGATGGAAGATTGTGGGTAGCCTTGCTAGATCGACGAAAACTTCTCCCTCCGGCTCGTCAAGCCTGCCTCCGCGGGGTTTTGGCAACGCTGGCACGCATTCCACATCATGCATCGCCCCAGTGACGAGTCTGTTCTGGAGATTGCCGACTGACCGACATGCAGGAAGGAGCATGTAGGAAGGGGCATGCATGCTCTCGGCGATGGACAGAAATGGGAGGCGGCTGTGCACGCACTTTCGTGGTGCCATACCATCGAAATGACTCTTGTCATGAGGCTGGCTGGCAGTCTGCACTTGGGCCCCCAATCTCTGGACGACCATCTCAGTGCGAAACGATGCATAATGTCATGCATACCGCCATATGGCAACCTTATCAAGACTCGCAAGGAGACGACCGCTGTTGAGTTCCATGGCAAATATTCAACCCGAGCCTGACCGTCGCCGTGGAAGGTGGCCATGCAGAAATGGTGTTATGTACATACAGAAATACTATATTCTACTACTACTGCCGTAGTAAAGGGGCCGCGAAGCCATGCCATGCCTTAATTGTACCCTTGGCCTTACCCAAACGCCGCGCTCTTTGGCTGCTTCAAGATGAACCACGATAGACTCTGGATAGAATCCGAGTCTCCATCGCCACAAATTCACACCTACTTTCTCGCATTCGAAATACTCGACATTGCAAGATTCGCCGGTGCCTGAGGCGATCTAGGTCCAGGACTGCCCGCCCTGCTTGGCGCCGCCGTGGGTGCAGCGGAGCGGTTGTGGCTCATGTGAGCACGGACAAGGTGGCCTGCTGCAAGGGCTGAGCATAGTGAAAGTTCACCCGCCAGCACACCTGCGGCGACAACTTGGGCGAGCTGCTGGGAGTTCTTGCCGGGTGTTGTGGGGTGGGCACCTCGCACGCCGAGCATGTCGAGCATTGCTGCTTGTGGTTCGAGAACTGTGCCGCCACCGATTGTGCCGACCTCGATGCTGGGCATAGACACGGAGATTTGGAGGTTGCCGTTTAAGCTGTAAACATGTTAGTACTCTGCTCAGATCCCAGGCGCTGCCAGATGACTTACTTCTTCATGACAGTAATACAATTACTGCTCTCCACATTCTGCGCCGGATCCTGACCTGTGGCGAGGAAGATGGCAGTCACAATGTTGGCAGCATGTGCGTTGAAGCCACCTATACTTCCAGCCATAGCACTTCCGATCAAGTTCTTCGAGATGTTGAGCTCAACGAGAGCATCAACATTACTCTTGAGCACACTTTGTACAACGTCCTTGGGGATGATAGCCTCAGCGACGACACTCTTACCACGACCATCAATCCAGTTGATGGCAGCGGGCTTCTTGTCTGTACAGTAATTACCAGAAACGGAAATGATGGCCATGTCGGTGAAGCCAGCTTCTTGGGACATGACGCTAAGAGCCTTCTCGACACCCTTCGAGATCATGTTCATACCCATGGCGTCACCTGTTGTGGTCTTGAAGCGAACGTAGACGTATGTGCCTGCGATGGTCGACTTCAGCTCTTGAAGTCGTGCGAAGCGAGAGGTAGAGTTGAAGGCGTCCTTCATGACTTTCTGGCCATCGACACTGTCGAGCCAGACCTTGGCGGCAGCAGCACGGGTGAGAGTTTCAAAGCCAATGCAAGGTCCACGAGTCATACCATCGGCAGTAAGGACAGTTACAGCACCTCCACCAGCATTGATAGCTTTGCAGCCTCTGCTCGTGCTTGCAACAAGCACACCTTCGGTGGTGGCCATGGGCAAGAAGTAGCTTTGGCCGTTGATAACCAATGGTCCAGCAACACCAAGTGGAAGCGGCATGTATCCAATGACGTTTTCACAGCAAGCGCCGAAGACACGCTCGTAGTCGAAGTGCTCGTAAGGGAGCTTGGACTTCTCCAGCTTCAAGGTGAGGGCAGATGTGGCGGGTGTACGCGAGATGACGGATCTGCGGATCTTGACAGCACGAGTCTTGTCTTCAATCGTCTTCTCCAGAGCGTAGCCAGGAATCTTGCCACGAACAGCCAGATCTAGGAGTTCAGTGTCGTCAAGTATCGGTGCCTTCTTTGCGGCAAGGATCTTCTCGCACTCTTCTCTTGTGCGCTTGCCTTCCTTGTTGACCAGCTCTTCGACTTGTGCATCATCCGCCTCATGCTTCTCAGTCCTGATGGCTGCGGGCGCCACTGCATGTCCGTTCGCCTTTGGCTTGGGTGCGATCAGTTCAGTCTGAGCTACAGGTGTAGAAGGCTGACTCATTTCGTCCGGCGATTGGATGGTCCACCTCGCGGCGTTGAACAAGTATCCGTTGAGCACCAAGCTCAAGGCAAGAGCAATGATAACCCACTTGCTAAGCGTTGGATCCTCGAAACTCTTCAATAGACTTTCAACCACTCTGCCGCCCAACACGGAGAACATGCCACTTTGGTAGTCGCCGTCGAACAGTGTCCAGTCAGATGCCTCTTCAGGTGCTGCGTAGTGTACAGATGGGTACTGCAGCTCGTACTTGATCGGGTTGAAAACGGTGACACTAATTGGCTGTTGGCTCTTCTCAGCAGTGGCAAAGAGAAAGTCCAAACCATTGCCAGCAACCTTGAATGGATCCATCGGAGGTTGCGTCACCACACTCGACAGACCAGCGGTAGTGACAGGCGCATTGTTGCGATGGCCTCGGAAAGGCATGGTGCAGAGATTCAGCACATTGATGAGCAAGAAGCCGCTAACCATCAGGACCTTGAAACGTGGAATGCTGCCGTCGCGAGCCTTCTTGCCAAAGATGCTGTTTGCACTGTCGAGGTTGCCACTGGAGTAATCATTGCTGTTTGCGACATTCTCTGCTACACGTCGGCTCACACCATCGTCCTCCAGAGCTCTGCGCAGGTTGACGTGGCGCTTGATGCGGTTGATCTCGAGCTTGATTGTCAAGATCGATGTGTAGAACGTGAAAAGCAGGATGCAGTCGAAAAATAATGTCCAAGCAGCCAGGAAGCAGAATTGCTTGAGACCGCCTTGAATGCCAGAAGCCGCACCAATGCAGAGAATGGCGATCTCGATGGCGTAGTCGCGCACAATCTCGAAGCCGCGCTCGCGGACGGCAGTCACCACGGCGTTCTGGATGGTAAGCGGCGCATCTCCGTTGCCTCCAGGTGTTGTGTTGCCATTCCTTGCCTGGACCGATGCAGCCAGAACAGCCTGCGTGAGCATGATTGGTTTCTCAAACCCCACTGTGACGACCAAGAAAGGAACACCCTCGGAGAGCAAGACGACATTTTCCGGAACTCCGAGCTTGAGCGTGACCATCAGTCCGAACAAGAAAGCGAATGCGGATGAGAAGAGGGTAGTGGTCGCGAGCCAGAAGTTGGATCCGAGGCGGCGCATGCTCATGAAGAGCGAAGCAAAGGTCAGGTACATGGAGATGTAGCCCAAAGACATGATGACGATATCGAGAGTCTCGGCATTCTTGATGAGATCCAGGAAGGAGTCCCAGGCGTTTTGAGCCCACTCGAGCATGCCACCCGAGCCAGGAGCTCTCTTGGCCGTCTTCATCAGCCACTTTTGTTGTTCTGGTTCATCGTCCGAGCCATCGCCATCGTCCTCTTGTGGGAGGCGGGCAGGTGAAGCAGGGATCTCCTTGACAGTCTCGAAGAAGCGCGCGGTCTCTTCAAAAGGCATGGAGAAGGCGAGCATGGTGTCTGAGGACACAGCAGAGAGGATGTTCTCACTCGCTGGCAGTAGTTGCACAGATGAGCCCTGCGGTATAGGCACCTTCTGCGCGACTGGAGCAGCATTGGGAGAGTTGGTGCCCGAGTCCAAAAAGTCCAAGGTCACCAGCGCGATATCCTCTTCCTTGTCATTCTTCCTCCTGCTTGCGCCATTCTCCTCGA
This genomic window from Fulvia fulva chromosome 4, complete sequence contains:
- a CDS encoding U1 small nuclear ribonucleoprotein C, encoding MPKFFCDYCDVYLTHDSMSVRKAHNSGRNHLRNVVDYYQQIGHEKAQSVIDSITNSYAAEGHAVPNMGAPGMGGPPGFPPNGMPGFPPPMPGAMPPGMPPFPPGGFPPMGPGGRGMPPVPPGFPPPPNGFPPGFNPQNMPPFPPNGTPSHGSPPAGMPFPPPGGFPPHMPPNFNGQGPGPGPGQHMSPPPGVRGPGLSNDR
- a CDS encoding 3-hydroxy-3-methylglutaryl-coenzyme A reductase; this translates as MLGSQLTPSRWRRNYDITDPKKPGTYSSAITPHLQTVSVKACTHPIRTIVFITVLSSVFYVNLLETGFFQPSPVSGNKVDFTALSTGSRSLHLGPETAWKWQVEENGASRRKNDKEEDIALVTLDFLDSGTNSPNAAPVAQKVPIPQGSSVQLLPASENILSAVSSDTMLAFSMPFEETARFFETVKEIPASPARLPQEDDGDGSDDEPEQQKWLMKTAKRAPGSGGMLEWAQNAWDSFLDLIKNAETLDIVIMSLGYISMYLTFASLFMSMRRLGSNFWLATTTLFSSAFAFLFGLMVTLKLGVPENVVLLSEGVPFLVVTVGFEKPIMLTQAVLAASVQARNGNTTPGGNGDAPLTIQNAVVTAVRERGFEIVRDYAIEIAILCIGAASGIQGGLKQFCFLAAWTLFFDCILLFTFYTSILTIKLEINRIKRHVNLRRALEDDGVSRRVAENVANSNDYSSGNLDSANSIFGKKARDGSIPRFKVLMVSGFLLINVLNLCTMPFRGHRNNAPVTTAGLSSVVTQPPMDPFKVAGNGLDFLFATAEKSQQPISVTVFNPIKYELQYPSVHYAAPEEASDWTLFDGDYQSGMFSVLGGRVVESLLKSFEDPTLSKWVIIALALSLVLNGYLFNAARWTIQSPDEMSQPSTPVAQTELIAPKPKANGHAVAPAAIRTEKHEADDAQVEELVNKEGKRTREECEKILAAKKAPILDDTELLDLAVRGKIPGYALEKTIEDKTRAVKIRRSVISRTPATSALTLKLEKSKLPYEHFDYERVFGACCENVIGYMPLPLGVAGPLVINGQSYFLPMATTEGVLVASTSRGCKAINAGGGAVTVLTADGMTRGPCIGFETLTRAAAAKVWLDSVDGQKVMKDAFNSTSRFARLQELKSTIAGTYVYVRFKTTTGDAMGMNMISKGVEKALSVMSQEAGFTDMAIISVSGNYCTDKKPAAINWIDGRGKSVVAEAIIPKDVVQSVLKSNVDALVELNISKNLIGSAMAGSIGGFNAHAANIVTAIFLATGQDPAQNVESSNCITVMKNLNGNLQISVSMPSIEVGTIGGGTVLEPQAAMLDMLGVRGAHPTTPGKNSQQLAQVVAAGVLAGELSLCSALAAGHLVRAHMSHNRSAAPTAAPSRAGSPGPRSPQAPANLAMSSISNARK
- a CDS encoding putative serine/threonine-protein kinase nek2, which produces MKMRRQYLSRRRRQSARKAKAQTDAQIGNSGTGNRPGEPGNWVPWKRIGSGGQGSAWIWIYFNQNNAIIRRVVKKDTHCKDSWYDIRAWAGNDLKDYNSRIPWEHRCQSQLTWIANARHVVRTTMQWSPILVSEAWKSHKIYTEWCPMGDLADLITKYKEQPAPNNYIAEPMIWATAEALALAGLAMQHGTEDVDAGTLANWIPIIHRDLKPGNIFLADPSPNAQGTTLWPSYPKPLLGDFGLAIETSPTDPHNPTWHLELGTPGYMAPEQLAYIDRTTLFHLNPTPLTEKTNVFGIGVILYSLLTLNHGAASGIQPEFLGANPQDQNPFTLQDDEGDPYDQNNADKYTESLRGLIDECTHYDPALRPDFREILRRTRGLFDGPGDGLGVGASAQDLEAQADVFMSRGMRGGWAGATTRARYCLKNGDGSEWRKGDVYTVGLNRAALQAVVPQAL